A single window of Deltaproteobacteria bacterium DNA harbors:
- a CDS encoding Smr/MutS family protein encodes MSADASLIHTAELLEWPKILSRLAEHAMSAPGREACEHLPFCDDADSAARALAAVTEAAALLREALAPALADVTDIAPDLERASLGAMLAGEDLIRVADALRAARRTRDVLVEEWERTPRLAEIAMQLAADEPLEMDIFAAIDRDGEVNDAASPELVELRRRHRRLHQQILDTMNELVKHGEWAEFLQDDYYTVRNGRYVLLVRVERQHKIEGIVHDISGSGQSLYIEPKEITNLNNVLRGTEVAIAQEVARILRALTARVAATADAIHASAEALVEIDIVFAKARYAAAIGASEPTLAPEGRMRLRALRHPLLVGRDDVRAAANVERVVTNDVEFAAGAGCVIVTGPNTGGKTVLLKAVGLAALFVRAGMHPPVAFDSETVFFDRVFAVIGDRQSIEAGLSTFAAHLAALREIARDAGPRSLVLLDEIGEGTDPRQGVALSMAVLEHLVASGARTLATTHFSELAALATQRAGFVNASMEFDPATMRPTYRLRLGIPGRSGAFDVAERMGLPAPILARARELYEGAGTELQAIMEDLDRAHQEWRSKTTAAERDRATARDLVEKQRELLRDLESKKRERAQKELAAVESMYRDARERIRALLAELKERPTRAEAQSVKEQIAQVVEEVRAQTPPPEDAIPERIGYVPIRDWSAMHEGDAVYIGALRAKGKLETLPDARSQLRVLVAGARVTIDAADVFHPVVDEAPAEVRVRVLPPARVEAASSKDRSLDLRGQYVADALDHTAEYLDLAWRSRWHQVTIIHGHGTGSLKREIREYLRGAPYALAFRPGERGEGGDGATVVDFDYSDEA; translated from the coding sequence ATGAGTGCCGATGCATCGTTGATTCACACGGCCGAACTGCTCGAGTGGCCGAAGATCCTCTCGCGTCTCGCGGAGCACGCCATGAGCGCGCCGGGCCGCGAGGCGTGCGAACACCTGCCGTTTTGCGACGACGCCGATTCAGCCGCGCGTGCGCTGGCCGCCGTCACCGAGGCCGCCGCGCTGCTGCGCGAAGCGCTCGCCCCCGCGCTCGCCGACGTCACCGACATCGCGCCCGATCTGGAGCGCGCCTCGCTCGGCGCGATGCTGGCGGGCGAGGATCTGATCCGCGTCGCCGACGCACTGCGCGCCGCGCGCCGCACCCGCGACGTCCTCGTCGAAGAGTGGGAACGCACCCCGCGCCTCGCCGAGATCGCGATGCAGCTTGCCGCCGATGAGCCGCTGGAGATGGACATCTTCGCGGCGATCGACCGCGACGGCGAGGTGAACGACGCGGCGTCGCCGGAACTGGTCGAGCTGCGCCGCCGCCACCGCCGATTGCACCAGCAGATTCTCGACACGATGAACGAGCTGGTGAAGCACGGCGAGTGGGCCGAGTTCCTGCAGGACGACTACTACACGGTTCGCAACGGCCGTTACGTGCTGCTCGTGCGCGTCGAGCGCCAGCACAAGATCGAAGGCATCGTCCACGACATCTCGGGCAGCGGCCAGTCGCTCTACATCGAGCCCAAGGAGATCACGAATCTCAACAACGTGCTGCGCGGCACCGAGGTCGCCATTGCGCAGGAGGTCGCGCGTATCCTGCGCGCACTCACCGCCCGCGTTGCCGCCACGGCGGACGCGATCCACGCGAGCGCCGAAGCCCTCGTCGAAATCGACATCGTTTTCGCCAAGGCGCGCTATGCTGCTGCGATCGGCGCGTCCGAGCCCACGCTCGCCCCCGAAGGCCGCATGCGCCTGCGTGCGCTGCGCCATCCGCTGCTGGTCGGGCGCGACGACGTTCGCGCGGCGGCAAACGTCGAGCGCGTCGTCACGAACGACGTGGAGTTCGCGGCCGGCGCGGGGTGCGTGATCGTCACGGGGCCGAACACCGGCGGCAAAACGGTGTTGCTCAAGGCCGTCGGGCTCGCGGCGCTGTTCGTGCGCGCGGGGATGCATCCGCCGGTCGCGTTCGATTCCGAGACCGTGTTCTTCGACCGCGTCTTCGCGGTGATCGGCGATCGCCAGTCGATCGAGGCGGGGCTCTCGACTTTCGCGGCGCATCTCGCCGCGCTGCGGGAGATCGCGCGCGACGCCGGGCCGCGCAGCCTCGTGCTGCTCGACGAGATCGGCGAAGGCACCGACCCGCGCCAGGGCGTCGCGCTCTCGATGGCGGTGCTCGAACACCTCGTCGCGAGCGGCGCGCGCACGCTCGCCACCACGCATTTTTCCGAGCTCGCCGCCCTCGCCACGCAGCGCGCGGGTTTCGTCAACGCGTCGATGGAGTTCGACCCGGCGACGATGCGCCCGACCTACCGGCTGCGTCTGGGCATTCCGGGGCGATCCGGCGCGTTCGACGTGGCCGAGCGCATGGGCCTTCCCGCGCCGATTCTCGCCCGCGCGCGCGAGCTGTACGAAGGCGCGGGCACCGAACTGCAAGCGATCATGGAAGATCTTGATCGTGCGCATCAGGAATGGCGGAGCAAGACCACCGCCGCCGAACGTGACCGCGCGACCGCGCGTGATCTGGTCGAAAAGCAGCGCGAACTGTTGCGCGATCTGGAAAGCAAGAAGCGCGAACGCGCGCAAAAAGAACTCGCCGCCGTCGAATCGATGTACCGCGACGCGCGCGAGCGCATCCGCGCGCTGTTAGCCGAACTGAAGGAGCGCCCCACGCGCGCCGAGGCGCAAAGCGTGAAGGAACAGATCGCCCAGGTCGTCGAGGAGGTCCGCGCGCAGACGCCGCCGCCCGAGGACGCGATCCCCGAACGGATCGGCTACGTGCCGATTCGCGACTGGTCCGCGATGCACGAGGGCGACGCCGTGTATATCGGCGCGCTGCGCGCGAAGGGAAAGCTCGAAACGCTGCCCGACGCGAGATCGCAACTGCGCGTGCTGGTGGCTGGCGCGCGCGTCACCATCGACGCAGCCGACGTATTTCACCCCGTCGTGGACGAAGCGCCCGCCGAGGTGCGGGTGCGCGTGCTGCCGCCGGCGCGCGTCGAGGCCGCGTCGTCGAAGGACCGGTCGCTCGACCTGCGCGGGCAGTACGTCGCCGATGCGCTCGACCACACCGCCGAATACCTCGACCTCGCGTGGCGGTCGCGCTGGCATCAGGTGACGATCATTCACGGCCACGGCACGGGCAGCCTCAAGCGTGAGATCCGCGAGTATCTGCGCGGCGCGCCGTACGCGCTCGCGTTTCGGCCCGGCGAACGGGGCGAGGGCGGCGACGGCGCGACGGTCGTGGACTTCGATTATTCCGACGAGGCGTGA
- a CDS encoding outer membrane beta-barrel protein: MIVRRALIAVLIALLPAVAAAKDFKSMPAFDIGGRWIFGYQTGAKEVVIQPGLAYGGTFTQIIDFSWARNMAFEANYLHSFSHGETESEDGGDVAVFDITMDSGSANIGYFFSGRKLLPYISTGLGVAVLKYEPEAAVDKVWEQDVTFNIGGGADWTLWEAAKSGALDRILLGARVRYEYIAVQQIFDVGMSALAITGRFELRF, encoded by the coding sequence ATGATTGTTCGCCGCGCGCTGATCGCCGTGCTGATCGCCCTGCTGCCCGCCGTCGCGGCGGCCAAGGACTTCAAGTCGATGCCCGCGTTCGACATCGGCGGGCGTTGGATCTTCGGCTATCAGACCGGGGCGAAGGAGGTCGTCATCCAGCCCGGCCTCGCCTACGGCGGCACGTTTACGCAGATCATCGACTTCTCATGGGCGCGCAACATGGCCTTCGAGGCGAACTATCTGCACAGCTTCAGCCACGGTGAAACCGAGTCCGAGGACGGCGGCGACGTCGCGGTCTTCGACATCACCATGGACAGCGGCTCGGCCAACATCGGCTACTTCTTCTCGGGACGAAAGCTCCTGCCCTACATCTCGACGGGGCTCGGCGTGGCGGTGCTCAAATACGAGCCCGAGGCCGCGGTGGACAAGGTCTGGGAGCAGGACGTGACGTTCAACATCGGCGGCGGCGCGGACTGGACGCTGTGGGAAGCGGCGAAGAGCGGCGCGCTCGACCGCATTCTGCTCGGCGCGCGGGTGCGTTACGAGTATATCGCCGTACAGCAGATCTTCGACGTCGGCATGAGCGCGCTCGCCATTACCGGCCGCTTCGAACTGCGGTTCTAG
- a CDS encoding outer membrane beta-barrel protein gives MIAALAAAPGAARADGGKVVAGADAGLVKMLASQKDTDEIDVDAGLGYGVRIGYGLSDFLTFEFGFMRAQTEAQIGTEKRVAVTSDEAIFGVNWSVTNATWRPQILTGLTYHMARFDAPVEDENSFGLTAGLGLMGVIAPYLHAGLRGRYHYQFPEDLETVNLMTLMMAVDVWF, from the coding sequence ATGATCGCCGCGCTTGCCGCGGCGCCGGGTGCGGCGCGCGCCGACGGCGGCAAAGTCGTCGCCGGGGCCGATGCGGGGCTGGTGAAGATGCTCGCCTCGCAGAAGGACACCGACGAGATCGACGTTGACGCGGGGCTCGGCTACGGGGTGCGCATTGGCTACGGGCTCTCCGATTTCCTGACCTTCGAGTTCGGATTCATGCGCGCGCAGACCGAGGCGCAGATCGGCACGGAAAAACGCGTCGCGGTGACGAGCGATGAGGCGATTTTCGGGGTGAACTGGTCCGTGACGAACGCGACCTGGCGACCGCAGATTCTGACCGGCCTGACGTATCACATGGCGCGCTTCGACGCGCCGGTCGAGGACGAGAACAGCTTCGGCCTGACCGCCGGGCTGGGTCTGATGGGCGTGATCGCGCCGTACCTGCACGCGGGGCTGCGCGGGCGCTACCACTACCAGTTCCCGGAGGATCTGGAGACCGTGAATCTGATGACGCTGATGATGGCCGTGGACGTGTGGTTTTGA
- a CDS encoding tetratricopeptide repeat protein — MRPDGLRMNMPHRCPRLGGFLPKALLVAFLFCLLAACSPPPPLGNVDDLEDRLAADPDNVALITMLATQLSVNAADVDRAMSLIETALARDPKNVELLRTLAQIHHFSPKADLAKAAVAYERLIAAGGGTADVYTHQEMCLLALGRPTDAEAAYLNAIRDAKEHGAEYNRRRAQEFLGRLYAQQGRTAEAEAVLKESAANLDEFNAREDRYWGCPYQALGELYQITGQVSKVAAEYMKAADAESDKWESQLWAAVKCWLVADYANAQVYMDRAFKLADKPALKVFQGALWLFQKRYDEAERLFGEASAELPEAARVGRAHLALIRKDYPVAEREFRTAIAAFDARRASGPMVTQIPEFDPWIENFALLGLGWTLANQNRHAEALDQYFTIVSRNKYDLLAGLARGNSLTGLQRLDEAQAVFDELLSHYPDNPYLLAETALVQYNRGEDAAAEANFKKALAREDKNYTCPYEGLGLVYLRQGKVEDAKKNFEKAIEINPGIEYKKFNGLAKIYIKEGRVKEARELLERSVHNYPHDGEAARMLKELDAAKTP; from the coding sequence ATGCGGCCCGACGGTCTGCGCATGAACATGCCGCACCGCTGCCCCCGCCTAGGTGGCTTCCTGCCCAAAGCACTTCTCGTTGCGTTCCTTTTCTGTCTGCTCGCGGCTTGCTCTCCCCCGCCGCCGCTCGGCAATGTTGACGATCTCGAAGATCGACTTGCCGCCGATCCGGACAACGTCGCGCTCATCACGATGCTCGCGACGCAGCTGAGCGTGAACGCCGCCGATGTGGATCGGGCGATGTCCTTGATCGAGACCGCGCTCGCGCGCGACCCGAAGAACGTGGAACTGCTGCGCACGCTGGCGCAAATCCACCATTTTTCGCCCAAGGCGGACTTGGCGAAGGCGGCGGTCGCCTACGAACGGCTGATCGCGGCGGGCGGCGGAACCGCGGACGTCTACACGCATCAGGAAATGTGTCTCCTTGCACTCGGTCGTCCGACCGACGCCGAAGCGGCGTACCTGAACGCGATCCGCGACGCAAAGGAGCACGGCGCGGAATACAATCGGCGTCGCGCGCAGGAGTTCCTGGGCCGACTCTACGCTCAGCAGGGACGCACGGCGGAGGCCGAGGCGGTGCTAAAGGAATCGGCCGCGAATCTCGACGAATTCAACGCGCGGGAGGATCGCTACTGGGGTTGCCCTTATCAGGCGCTGGGCGAGCTGTACCAAATCACCGGGCAGGTCTCGAAGGTCGCGGCCGAGTACATGAAGGCCGCGGACGCCGAGAGCGACAAGTGGGAGTCGCAGCTCTGGGCGGCGGTCAAGTGCTGGCTCGTCGCCGACTACGCCAACGCGCAGGTCTATATGGACCGTGCGTTCAAGCTCGCGGACAAGCCGGCGCTCAAGGTTTTTCAGGGCGCGCTCTGGCTGTTCCAGAAGCGCTACGACGAAGCCGAGCGGCTGTTCGGCGAAGCGAGCGCCGAATTGCCCGAGGCCGCCCGCGTCGGGCGTGCGCACCTCGCCCTCATTCGAAAGGACTACCCGGTCGCCGAGCGCGAATTCCGCACGGCCATCGCCGCGTTCGATGCGCGGCGGGCAAGCGGGCCGATGGTCACGCAGATTCCCGAGTTCGACCCGTGGATCGAGAACTTCGCGCTGCTGGGCCTCGGCTGGACGCTCGCCAATCAGAACCGCCACGCCGAGGCGCTCGACCAGTACTTCACGATCGTCTCGCGCAACAAATACGATTTGCTCGCGGGTCTCGCGCGCGGGAACTCGCTCACGGGCCTTCAGCGGCTCGACGAGGCGCAGGCGGTTTTCGACGAATTGCTCTCGCACTATCCCGACAACCCGTACCTGCTCGCCGAGACCGCGTTGGTGCAATACAACAGGGGCGAGGACGCGGCGGCCGAGGCCAACTTCAAAAAGGCGCTCGCGCGCGAGGACAAGAATTACACCTGCCCCTACGAGGGTCTCGGTCTCGTGTACCTGCGTCAGGGGAAGGTCGAGGACGCGAAGAAGAACTTCGAAAAGGCGATCGAGATCAACCCCGGCATTGAATACAAGAAGTTCAACGGCCTCGCGAAGATCTATATCAAGGAAGGCCGTGTGAAAGAGGCGCGCGAACTGCTCGAGCGCTCGGTCCACAACTATCCGCACGACGGCGAGGCCGCCCGCATGCTGAAAGAACTCGATGCCGCGAAAACGCCCTGA
- a CDS encoding KamA family radical SAM protein — translation MAVNGEVQFRGGPRAHASINDDVWASRYNEAVFRREVDRMLSRIHRCPTLELAREQLLRYVTIAELYASHDPRLIQSDQGVRIRDCARCWRGILSYRSDQKTGFSVTQALLDLANGVDRPDLTTGFYAEMIHLVQGLEGRAPVGEADEFDLDETLQGREAATVRSHQLDVIWTRTQECMDRYPHGLDDEVRQRRRRRRKEILNALGGTAKDWRDWRWHARNIVRDAPRLKSLIDVPEAALRDIDSARRGRLPFGVTPFYLSLMDDAGYDAALRAQVFPSRRYVDEMLAHRGERSRAMDFMMEHETSPVDFVTRRYPSVAILKPVNTCPQICVYCQRNWEIEDAMAPGATAPAAKMEAAIRWIGKHPAIREVLVTGGDPLALGDERLFGLLERLAAIPSIERIRIGTRMIVTVPMRVTEAFARRIGALRKPGVREIALVTHVEHPYEVNDDMVAAVDRLRRRGIAVYNQLVFTFFNSRRFESAALRRVLRRIGIDPYYVFNMKGKEETDDFRVPIARLMQELKEEARLLPGLERTDEAVYNLPRLGKNYLRAVQHRDVLTIRPDGSRVYEFHPWEKNIVRREAWVGPDVPILAYLRRLEAIGESPEDYSSIWYYF, via the coding sequence ATGGCTGTCAACGGCGAGGTCCAATTTCGCGGCGGCCCGCGCGCGCACGCGTCCATCAACGATGATGTGTGGGCGTCGCGTTACAACGAAGCGGTCTTTCGACGCGAAGTCGACCGGATGCTGTCGCGCATCCACCGCTGCCCGACGCTGGAACTGGCACGGGAGCAGTTGCTTCGGTACGTGACGATCGCCGAACTCTACGCGTCCCACGACCCCCGGTTGATTCAATCCGATCAGGGCGTCCGCATTCGCGACTGCGCGCGGTGTTGGCGCGGTATTTTGAGTTACCGCTCGGATCAGAAGACGGGCTTCAGCGTGACGCAGGCCCTGCTCGACCTCGCCAATGGTGTGGACCGGCCCGACCTCACGACAGGGTTCTACGCCGAGATGATTCACCTGGTGCAGGGCCTCGAAGGCCGCGCGCCGGTGGGGGAAGCGGACGAGTTCGATCTTGACGAAACGCTGCAGGGACGCGAGGCGGCGACGGTCCGGTCCCATCAGCTCGACGTCATCTGGACCCGGACCCAGGAGTGCATGGATCGCTATCCGCACGGGCTGGACGACGAAGTCCGACAGCGACGCCGAAGGCGGCGGAAAGAGATTCTGAATGCACTGGGCGGAACGGCGAAGGACTGGCGGGACTGGCGCTGGCACGCGCGAAACATCGTTCGCGACGCGCCCCGGCTGAAGTCGCTGATCGATGTGCCCGAAGCGGCCCTTCGAGACATCGACTCCGCGCGACGCGGTCGACTGCCCTTCGGCGTCACGCCCTTCTATCTCTCGCTCATGGACGATGCGGGGTACGACGCGGCGCTGCGGGCGCAGGTGTTTCCCTCGCGCCGGTACGTGGACGAGATGCTGGCGCATCGGGGCGAGCGGTCGCGGGCGATGGATTTCATGATGGAACATGAAACATCCCCCGTCGATTTCGTCACGCGGCGATACCCCTCGGTGGCCATCCTCAAACCCGTGAACACGTGCCCGCAGATCTGCGTGTATTGCCAACGAAACTGGGAGATCGAGGACGCCATGGCGCCCGGCGCGACGGCTCCCGCCGCGAAAATGGAAGCGGCGATTCGCTGGATCGGCAAGCACCCGGCGATTCGCGAGGTGCTGGTCACGGGCGGCGATCCGCTGGCGCTCGGAGATGAGCGGCTCTTCGGGTTGCTGGAGCGTCTCGCGGCCATACCGTCGATCGAACGCATTCGCATCGGAACGCGGATGATCGTGACCGTGCCGATGCGCGTCACCGAGGCATTCGCGCGGCGGATCGGCGCGCTGCGCAAGCCGGGCGTTCGCGAGATCGCCCTCGTCACGCACGTCGAACACCCCTACGAGGTGAACGACGACATGGTCGCCGCCGTCGATCGCCTGCGCCGGCGGGGCATCGCGGTGTACAACCAATTGGTGTTCACGTTCTTCAACTCGAGGCGGTTCGAATCGGCAGCCCTTCGGCGTGTGCTGCGCAGGATCGGCATCGACCCGTATTACGTCTTCAACATGAAGGGCAAGGAGGAGACCGACGACTTTCGGGTCCCCATCGCGCGCCTCATGCAGGAACTCAAGGAAGAAGCGAGGCTGCTGCCAGGCCTCGAACGCACGGACGAAGCGGTCTACAACCTGCCGAGGCTGGGAAAGAACTATCTCCGGGCCGTCCAGCACCGCGATGTGCTGACGATCCGGCCCGACGGATCGCGGGTGTACGAATTCCACCCGTGGGAGAAAAACATTGTGCGTCGCGAAGCGTGGGTTGGCCCGGACGTGCCGATCCTGGCCTATCTCCGGCGGCTCGAGGCGATCGGCGAATCGCCGGAGGACTACTCGAGTATCTGGTATTATTTCTAA
- a CDS encoding aminotransferase class I/II-fold pyridoxal phosphate-dependent enzyme: MRRNGGLVSLNLSVRDLAPSATVAINDISNELIRGGRVVYKLGLGQSPFPVPASVVEALRANAHHKDYLPSQGLPALREAVARFHQKNDNVAVHPDDVLIGPGSKLLLFLLQLAYYGDLVVPTPCWVSYAPQAQILGRPVHFLPTNFEGKWRLRPEVLEELCQLDPGRPRIVILNYPGNPDGTTYRPTTLKRIAEVARRHRVIVLSDEIYGKLHHEGRHVSIAQFYPEGTIISSGLSKWCGAGGWRLGTFSFPPTLKRLMETMVSLASETYTAVSAPTQHAAIRAFDGGTDIEMYLVHARRILSALGNWIAGRLRDSGVRVVSPEGGFYLFPDFSSHAERLSARGITTSAMMCARILAETGVAFLPGVEFGRPANELTARISYVDFDGARALAAGETTGLDKPLDEEFIATYCHRTYTATKRLCEWLGAL; encoded by the coding sequence ATGAGAAGGAACGGCGGGCTGGTTTCCCTGAATCTGAGCGTCCGCGACCTCGCCCCCTCGGCGACGGTCGCCATCAACGACATTTCCAACGAGTTGATCCGCGGCGGTCGCGTCGTCTACAAGCTGGGGCTGGGACAGTCACCGTTTCCCGTCCCGGCGTCGGTGGTTGAGGCGCTGCGCGCGAACGCCCACCACAAGGACTATCTGCCGAGCCAGGGGCTCCCGGCGCTGCGCGAGGCCGTCGCGCGTTTTCATCAGAAGAACGACAACGTCGCCGTGCATCCCGATGACGTCCTGATCGGTCCCGGCTCCAAGCTTCTGCTGTTCCTGCTTCAACTCGCGTACTACGGAGACCTCGTGGTTCCGACGCCGTGCTGGGTGTCGTACGCGCCGCAGGCGCAGATTCTGGGTCGCCCGGTGCATTTTCTGCCGACGAATTTCGAGGGGAAGTGGCGGCTGCGTCCGGAGGTGCTGGAGGAGCTATGCCAGCTCGATCCTGGCCGACCGCGCATCGTGATCCTCAACTATCCCGGCAATCCCGACGGGACGACGTACAGGCCGACGACCCTCAAGCGCATCGCCGAGGTCGCACGGCGGCACCGCGTGATCGTGCTCTCCGACGAGATCTACGGCAAGCTGCACCACGAGGGGCGCCACGTCTCCATCGCGCAGTTCTATCCCGAGGGAACGATCATCAGCTCGGGTCTGTCCAAGTGGTGCGGCGCGGGGGGATGGCGGCTCGGTACGTTCAGCTTCCCGCCGACGTTGAAGCGCTTGATGGAGACGATGGTGTCGCTCGCCTCCGAAACCTACACGGCGGTCAGCGCGCCGACGCAGCACGCGGCGATCCGCGCATTCGACGGCGGAACCGACATCGAGATGTATCTCGTGCACGCGCGGCGGATTCTGTCGGCGCTCGGAAACTGGATCGCGGGGCGTCTTCGCGATTCCGGCGTCCGCGTCGTATCGCCGGAGGGGGGATTCTACCTCTTTCCGGATTTCAGCTCGCACGCCGAGCGATTGAGCGCACGCGGCATCACCACGTCGGCGATGATGTGCGCGCGGATTCTGGCCGAGACGGGCGTGGCGTTTCTGCCCGGCGTGGAATTCGGACGCCCGGCGAACGAATTGACGGCTCGAATCTCCTATGTCGATTTCGACGGCGCGCGCGCCCTCGCCGCCGGTGAAACGACCGGGCTCGACAAGCCCCTCGACGAGGAATTCATCGCCACCTACTGCCACCGGACCTATACGGCCACCAAGCGTCTGTGCGAGTGGCTCGGCGCGCTGTGA
- a CDS encoding cysteine desulfurase has protein sequence MTERDPIYLDHNATTSIHPEVVDAMLPFLRDHHGNPSSGHIFGQRAKSAVDRAREQVAALLGCDPDEVVFTSGGTESNNLAIRGVAAAIPDRRHILTSVVEHPATARPCNALEATGYSVTRLAVDANGRVRLDALPGDLRDDTLLFTIMLANNETGTIMPIAQIAAAARERGALTHSDAAQAVGKIPIDVRALGVDLLTVAGHKCYAPKGVGALYVRRGTPLRPFLLGAGHERGLRPGTENVPYIVALGYACEIAARDMERESARVRALRDDLWSRLWTAIPGIRLNGHETERLPNTLNVSFPGARGSAILAGAPEIAASTGSACHEGGESPSDVLLAQGLDTATALGAVRLTLGRGTTSAEIAEAAAALVRAFEHAAAGHASSE, from the coding sequence ACATCTTTGGACAACGAGCCAAGAGTGCCGTGGACCGCGCCCGCGAACAGGTCGCCGCGCTGCTGGGCTGCGATCCGGACGAGGTCGTTTTCACGTCGGGGGGCACCGAGTCGAACAATCTGGCGATCCGCGGAGTTGCGGCGGCGATCCCAGACCGCCGTCACATCCTCACCTCCGTCGTCGAGCACCCGGCGACCGCGCGGCCGTGCAACGCGCTCGAAGCGACCGGATACTCCGTGACCCGGCTGGCCGTGGACGCAAACGGTCGGGTGCGCCTCGACGCGCTGCCCGGCGATCTGAGGGACGACACGCTGCTCTTCACCATCATGCTGGCCAACAACGAGACCGGCACGATCATGCCCATCGCCCAAATCGCCGCCGCGGCCCGCGAACGCGGCGCGCTCACGCACTCCGACGCGGCGCAGGCCGTCGGCAAGATCCCCATCGACGTGCGCGCGCTGGGCGTGGATCTGCTGACCGTGGCGGGGCACAAGTGTTACGCCCCCAAAGGCGTCGGCGCGCTGTACGTGCGTCGCGGGACGCCGCTGCGTCCGTTTTTGCTCGGCGCGGGCCACGAGCGCGGGCTACGACCCGGAACCGAAAACGTGCCGTACATCGTCGCGCTGGGTTACGCCTGCGAAATCGCCGCGCGGGATATGGAGCGCGAATCCGCCCGCGTTCGGGCCCTGCGCGACGACTTGTGGTCGCGGTTGTGGACGGCGATTCCCGGCATTCGACTGAACGGGCACGAAACCGAGCGGCTGCCCAATACCCTCAATGTGTCGTTTCCCGGGGCGCGGGGCAGCGCGATTCTCGCCGGCGCTCCCGAGATCGCCGCGTCCACCGGCTCCGCATGTCACGAGGGCGGCGAGTCGCCGTCGGACGTCCTGCTGGCGCAGGGACTCGACACGGCCACGGCGCTCGGCGCGGTTCGACTGACCTTGGGACGGGGAACGACGAGCGCCGAAATCGCCGAGGCCGCCGCCGCGCTCGTGCGCGCATTCGAGCATGCCGCCGCCGGTCACGCCTCGTCGGAATAA